From the Salinimicrobium tongyeongense genome, one window contains:
- the aat gene encoding leucyl/phenylalanyl-tRNA--protein transferase, with protein MIFLRPQDDFPSVEKATAEGLLAYGGDLSPQRLLDAYSRGIFPWFDEDQPVLWWSPDPRMVLFPENLKVSKSMKQLLKKNAFEVSFNSAFSEVIEQCAKIYRPGQPGTWITPEMQQAYLALHQKGVAVSVEVWKENELVGGLYGVYLREKKIFCGESMFSKVSNASKYGFIKLVQKLRQEGVRLIDCQIYTSHLASLGAAEIPRSLFLEYLR; from the coding sequence TTGATATTTTTGAGACCCCAGGACGATTTTCCTTCAGTAGAGAAGGCTACGGCAGAAGGCCTGCTGGCTTATGGCGGTGACTTATCACCACAAAGGCTGCTGGATGCCTATTCCCGCGGAATTTTTCCCTGGTTTGATGAAGATCAGCCTGTTTTGTGGTGGAGCCCCGATCCCCGGATGGTATTGTTTCCCGAAAACCTGAAGGTCTCCAAAAGCATGAAGCAGCTGCTGAAAAAGAATGCTTTTGAAGTGAGTTTTAATTCGGCTTTTTCAGAAGTCATTGAGCAGTGTGCAAAGATCTACCGGCCGGGACAGCCCGGCACCTGGATCACCCCCGAAATGCAGCAGGCCTACCTGGCCCTTCACCAAAAAGGGGTGGCGGTTTCTGTAGAAGTCTGGAAAGAGAACGAACTCGTGGGCGGGCTTTACGGGGTTTACCTGAGGGAAAAGAAAATCTTTTGCGGGGAAAGCATGTTTTCAAAAGTCAGTAACGCCTCAAAATACGGATTTATCAAGCTGGTTCAGAAACTTCGGCAGGAGGGCGTGCGTTTAATTGATTGCCAGATCTATACCTCTCATCTCGCCAGCCTGGGCGCCGCCGAAATCCCCAGGAGCCTTTTCCTGGAATACCTGAGGTAA
- the truB gene encoding tRNA pseudouridine(55) synthase TruB produces MTEEEFKAGQILLFDKPLEWTSFQLVNKVRWLIRKNFRIKKIKVGHAGTLDPLATGLLILCTGKSTKLIESLQGQEKEYTGSFTLGATTPSYDMETEVDETFPIDHLTTERIHEATKAFLGDIQQRPPVFSALKKDGKRLYEYARSGEEVEIPTRSVNISEFEITKIDRQKVHFRVVCSKGTYIRSLAHDFGRELNSGAYLSSLRRTRIGDYSLANALTVDSFVNEYLSGKEGT; encoded by the coding sequence ATGACTGAAGAAGAATTCAAAGCCGGACAAATCCTCCTATTCGACAAACCCCTGGAATGGACTTCCTTCCAGCTGGTAAACAAGGTGAGATGGCTTATACGGAAGAACTTCAGGATCAAAAAAATCAAGGTAGGCCACGCAGGTACTTTAGATCCTCTAGCTACGGGTTTGCTCATCCTGTGTACCGGAAAATCCACCAAACTTATTGAAAGCCTTCAGGGGCAGGAAAAAGAATACACCGGCAGCTTTACTTTAGGGGCAACCACGCCTTCTTATGATATGGAGACTGAAGTTGATGAAACTTTTCCCATAGACCACCTCACTACGGAAAGAATCCATGAAGCAACAAAAGCATTTTTGGGAGATATTCAGCAAAGGCCACCGGTATTTTCAGCATTAAAAAAAGACGGAAAAAGGCTTTACGAATATGCCCGAAGCGGGGAGGAAGTTGAGATCCCAACCCGCAGCGTTAACATTTCTGAATTTGAGATCACCAAAATCGATCGTCAAAAAGTGCATTTTAGGGTGGTGTGCAGCAAAGGCACCTACATTAGAAGCCTAGCTCACGATTTTGGCCGCGAACTCAACAGTGGCGCTTACCTCTCGTCCCTGCGCCGCACCCGTATTGGCGACTATAGCCTTGCAAATGCCTTAACAGTAGATTCGTTTGTAAATGAGTATCTTTCGGGGAAGGAAGGAACTTAA
- a CDS encoding cell division protein FtsX, translating into MSSSFEKYQKRRLISSYFSVVISIALVLFLLGLLGLLVLNTKKIADHFKEQIALTIYLKDTAKEVEITQLNKTLALAEYTKSTTYVTKEEAAEAHSKEIGEDFMEFLGYNPLQNSIDVYFKADYITSGEIDQIAEELTAKNFVDEVVYDKPLISLLNENVTKISFWVLAISAIFTFIAVLLINSSIRLSVYSKRFIIKTMQMVGATKRFIRRPFILKSVKLGMIGAFIALIGMAIVLYYMDKSFPELELLSDMSILAALFFGIFLMGAIITWLSTFFATQRFLNLKTDELYY; encoded by the coding sequence ATGAGTTCATCTTTTGAAAAATATCAAAAAAGACGTCTTATTTCCTCTTATTTTTCAGTCGTGATCAGTATCGCCCTGGTCCTTTTTTTACTCGGCTTATTGGGGCTTTTAGTGCTCAACACCAAAAAAATAGCCGATCATTTCAAGGAGCAGATCGCCCTTACCATTTACCTGAAAGATACTGCAAAAGAAGTAGAGATCACCCAGCTCAACAAGACCCTGGCCCTGGCCGAGTATACCAAATCTACCACTTATGTGACCAAAGAAGAAGCAGCCGAGGCCCACAGCAAGGAAATTGGCGAAGATTTCATGGAGTTTCTGGGTTACAATCCGCTGCAAAATTCTATTGATGTTTATTTTAAGGCAGATTATATTACCTCTGGCGAAATAGACCAGATTGCCGAAGAATTAACTGCAAAGAACTTTGTAGATGAAGTGGTTTATGACAAGCCTTTAATTTCCCTTTTGAATGAGAATGTCACCAAGATCAGTTTTTGGGTACTGGCCATAAGTGCCATTTTCACTTTTATCGCCGTGTTGTTGATCAACAGTTCCATAAGGCTTTCGGTATATTCAAAAAGGTTTATTATCAAGACCATGCAAATGGTTGGCGCTACAAAAAGGTTTATTAGAAGGCCATTTATTCTGAAGAGCGTCAAACTGGGCATGATAGGAGCGTTTATTGCACTAATAGGAATGGCCATTGTACTGTATTATATGGACAAAAGCTTCCCTGAACTTGAACTCCTAAGCGATATGAGCATTTTGGCCGCCCTGTTCTTCGGAATATTCCTCATGGGCGCGATAATCACCTGGCTAAGTACCTTTTTTGCCACCCAGCGCTTCCTGAATTTAAAGACCGATGAGTTGTATTATTAA
- a CDS encoding ferritin, with translation MKDIVRQKIGINVDVMDLLNEQISKEAHSAAVYLAMASWCDHNGLTNSAEFFYKQSAEEREHMLKIFNFINDNGGTAYSPEVNNINHEYNSLQEIFETALDQEIQITKSINNIVTRCRKVQDYGSENFLQWFVQEQMEEENQFRRILEMFDLMGTDGIALKFIDERIKHD, from the coding sequence ATGAAAGATATAGTAAGGCAAAAAATAGGAATTAATGTAGATGTGATGGACCTGCTTAATGAGCAGATCTCGAAAGAAGCGCATTCCGCAGCAGTTTATCTTGCCATGGCTTCCTGGTGTGACCACAACGGACTAACGAATAGTGCCGAATTCTTCTATAAACAATCAGCCGAAGAAAGGGAGCACATGCTCAAAATCTTCAACTTCATCAATGATAACGGTGGCACCGCTTATTCTCCCGAAGTCAATAACATCAACCACGAGTACAATTCACTTCAGGAAATATTTGAGACCGCATTAGACCAGGAGATCCAGATCACGAAATCTATAAATAATATAGTGACCCGTTGCCGCAAAGTGCAGGATTACGGATCAGAAAACTTCCTGCAATGGTTCGTACAGGAACAAATGGAGGAAGAAAACCAGTTCCGCAGAATCCTCGAAATGTTCGACCTTATGGGCACAGACGGAATTGCGCTTAAGTTCATTGATGAGCGAATTAAGCACGACTAA
- the pckA gene encoding phosphoenolpyruvate carboxykinase (ATP), with protein sequence MLAKKQFTKTIALEHYGINNAEVHYQLSPKELHDITIEKEQGVEASSGALAVNTGEFTGRSPKDRFIVKDDITKDKVWWGNINIPFDPEKFDALYEKVTHYLSGKEVFARDSYACADDEYRLNIRVINEYPWSNLFAYNMFLRPEESELDNFKEDWLVVNAPGFMADPEVDGTRQHNFAILNFTKKIALIGGTGYTGEIKKGIFSALNFILPVNKNTLPMHCSANVGEEGDTAIFFGLSGTGKTTLSADPERRLIGDDEHGWTKENRVFNFEGGCYAKVINLTEENEPDIYRAIKPGAILENVILDENGDVDFENTEITQNTRVSYPIHHIDNIQEPSIGENPKNIFFLTADAFGVLPPISKLTPGQAAYHFISGYTAKVAGTEAGVDEPIPSFSACFGAPFMPLHPTRYAEMLSAKMKENNTNVWLVNTGWTGGPYGVGSRMKLRYTREMISSALEGKLDHVEYVQHPVFGLQMPVECENVPSGVLNPRNTWKDKEAYDKKANQLAESFQQNFEKFREQANEEILSGAPNVS encoded by the coding sequence ATGTTGGCTAAAAAACAATTTACGAAAACGATTGCGTTGGAACATTACGGTATTAATAATGCAGAGGTACACTATCAACTTTCTCCAAAAGAGCTACATGATATTACTATTGAAAAAGAACAGGGGGTAGAAGCTTCGTCGGGAGCTTTGGCGGTAAACACAGGTGAATTTACCGGAAGGTCTCCCAAAGACAGGTTCATTGTAAAAGATGACATTACCAAAGATAAGGTCTGGTGGGGAAATATAAACATCCCTTTTGATCCCGAAAAGTTTGATGCTCTTTATGAGAAGGTAACCCATTATCTTTCGGGGAAAGAAGTATTTGCCAGAGATTCTTACGCATGTGCAGATGATGAGTACCGGCTTAATATTAGGGTAATTAATGAATATCCCTGGTCTAATCTCTTTGCCTATAACATGTTTTTACGACCTGAGGAAAGTGAACTGGATAACTTTAAGGAGGACTGGCTTGTAGTCAATGCCCCGGGTTTTATGGCCGATCCTGAAGTAGATGGTACAAGGCAGCACAATTTTGCCATTTTGAACTTTACCAAAAAGATCGCTCTTATTGGAGGTACGGGATATACCGGGGAGATCAAAAAAGGCATTTTCTCAGCCTTAAATTTTATTCTGCCGGTAAATAAGAACACCCTGCCCATGCACTGTTCTGCCAATGTGGGAGAGGAAGGTGATACCGCGATCTTCTTCGGACTTTCAGGAACAGGGAAAACAACGCTTTCGGCCGATCCTGAAAGAAGGCTTATTGGAGATGACGAGCATGGCTGGACCAAAGAGAATCGTGTCTTCAATTTCGAAGGCGGATGTTATGCCAAGGTGATCAACCTTACCGAAGAAAATGAACCTGATATTTACAGGGCGATAAAGCCGGGCGCCATACTCGAAAATGTCATTTTGGATGAAAATGGGGATGTGGATTTTGAAAATACTGAAATTACCCAAAATACCAGGGTGAGCTATCCTATACATCACATTGATAATATTCAGGAGCCTTCTATTGGTGAAAATCCGAAGAATATATTTTTCCTCACAGCCGATGCTTTTGGGGTTTTGCCTCCAATAAGCAAATTAACTCCCGGGCAGGCCGCTTACCATTTTATTAGCGGGTATACTGCAAAGGTAGCAGGTACCGAAGCAGGTGTAGATGAGCCCATTCCAAGCTTTTCTGCCTGTTTTGGTGCGCCATTTATGCCATTACACCCCACCCGTTATGCCGAAATGCTTAGCGCCAAGATGAAAGAGAACAATACCAATGTTTGGCTGGTTAACACCGGCTGGACCGGCGGACCTTACGGAGTAGGTTCCCGAATGAAGCTGCGTTACACCAGGGAAATGATCTCTTCGGCACTTGAAGGGAAGCTTGATCATGTAGAATATGTTCAGCACCCGGTATTTGGGTTGCAGATGCCGGTAGAATGTGAAAATGTACCTTCTGGCGTGCTCAATCCAAGAAATACCTGGAAAGACAAAGAAGCTTATGATAAGAAAGCCAATCAGCTGGCCGAATCTTTTCAGCAGAATTTTGAAAAATTCCGGGAGCAGGCCAATGAAGAAATTCTTTCAGGTGCTCCAAATGTGTCATAA
- a CDS encoding DNA-3-methyladenine glycosylase I, with protein sequence MEEKTRCSWCVGDSLYEEYHDREWGVPLKDDAKIFEFLMLETFQAGLSWITILRKRENFRKAFDNFDYEKIATYSEAKQAELLENSGIIRHGAKIRAAITNAQAFMRVQEEFGSFSRYIWSFVDGSPIQNDRQNLAEVPPTTAISEKLSKDLKKRGFKFVGPTVVYAHMQATGMVNDHVAECFRHQEVKNLS encoded by the coding sequence ATGGAAGAAAAAACACGTTGCAGCTGGTGTGTAGGCGATTCGCTTTACGAAGAATATCACGACCGGGAATGGGGCGTTCCTTTAAAAGACGATGCCAAAATTTTCGAGTTCTTGATGCTGGAAACCTTTCAGGCGGGTTTAAGCTGGATCACTATTCTTCGGAAAAGGGAAAATTTCAGAAAGGCTTTTGACAATTTCGACTATGAGAAAATAGCCACTTATTCTGAAGCTAAACAAGCCGAACTGCTGGAGAACAGTGGGATAATTCGGCATGGTGCAAAAATTCGTGCCGCAATTACCAACGCGCAGGCTTTTATGAGGGTTCAGGAAGAATTTGGAAGTTTTTCCAGGTACATCTGGAGCTTTGTAGACGGCAGCCCCATTCAAAATGACCGGCAAAACTTAGCTGAAGTGCCGCCAACCACCGCGATAAGCGAAAAACTGAGTAAAGACCTTAAGAAGCGGGGCTTTAAATTTGTTGGCCCCACCGTGGTCTATGCCCACATGCAGGCCACGGGCATGGTAAATGACCATGTTGCGGAATGCTTCAGGCATCAGGAAGTTAAAAACCTCTCTTAA
- a CDS encoding GxxExxY protein codes for MGDFLYKDLTYQIIGVLFDVHNELGGGFLEVVYSDAVEYELKMRNIPYEREKKYQVHYKDTILPHHFYADFVVFGKIILELKSATHLHESHMAQCLNYLKISKLKLAILANFEGDKLIHHRIIL; via the coding sequence ATGGGGGATTTCCTTTATAAAGATCTAACATATCAAATAATTGGAGTCCTGTTCGATGTGCACAATGAATTAGGTGGTGGCTTCCTTGAAGTAGTTTATTCAGATGCAGTAGAATACGAATTGAAGATGCGGAATATTCCTTATGAAAGGGAGAAGAAATATCAGGTTCATTATAAAGACACAATTCTACCTCATCATTTCTACGCCGATTTTGTAGTCTTCGGAAAGATAATTCTGGAGTTAAAATCTGCTACCCATTTGCACGAATCCCATATGGCTCAATGCCTGAACTATTTAAAAATTTCTAAACTTAAGTTAGCAATTTTAGCCAATTTTGAAGGCGACAAATTAATACATCATAGAATTATCCTCTGA
- a CDS encoding DUF4271 domain-containing protein: MEVIERHAVSQDWITLMLVLVFGLLVVAKYAFTQRFAHFSMLFATDKYLLLKGKDPNLFHPFNILLFAVNVVSAGLFIYIYYLTFGEGHPDRPGITFLRIMTAYATFVLLKFSLEKILADVVSVNEQMNYYLFYKLSYRNFMALILLPISIFFIYTWEPTRLVLYILLGVILLMNLITLLSIFIKNRQYIATHWFYFILYLCALEIGPYYILYKLVTKFQGE, encoded by the coding sequence TTGGAAGTTATAGAAAGACACGCAGTTTCGCAAGACTGGATCACGCTCATGCTGGTGCTGGTGTTTGGCCTGCTGGTAGTGGCAAAGTATGCCTTTACGCAAAGGTTTGCGCACTTTAGCATGCTGTTCGCTACAGATAAGTACCTCCTGTTGAAGGGAAAAGACCCTAATCTTTTTCATCCTTTCAACATCTTGCTCTTTGCTGTTAACGTGGTCTCGGCCGGCTTGTTCATTTATATTTACTACCTCACATTTGGCGAGGGGCACCCAGACAGGCCGGGCATTACTTTTCTAAGGATCATGACGGCATACGCTACTTTTGTCCTGCTTAAATTTTCGCTGGAAAAGATCCTGGCAGATGTGGTCTCGGTGAACGAGCAAATGAACTATTACCTGTTCTACAAGCTTAGTTACCGCAACTTTATGGCCCTTATACTACTCCCCATATCTATATTTTTTATTTATACATGGGAGCCAACCCGGCTGGTGCTGTACATTTTGCTGGGGGTGATTTTACTCATGAATTTGATTACCCTGCTCAGTATTTTTATCAAAAACCGACAGTACATTGCGACCCATTGGTTTTATTTTATTTTGTATCTTTGCGCTCTTGAAATTGGGCCCTATTATATTTTATATAAGCTGGTTACCAAGTTCCAGGGTGAATAA
- a CDS encoding undecaprenyl-diphosphate phosphatase, with product MEIIDAVFLGIIQGLTEFLPVSSSGHLEIGKALLGSQSIPEESLMITVVLHFATALSTIVVFRKDVAEIFRGLFSFRWNDETKFSLKIIISMIPAVIVGLAFEEELESLFGGNLTFVGFMLIITSLLLWLADRAKNTGKIVSYKDSLIIGLAQAIAILPGISRSGATISTSVLLGNDKSKAARFSFLMVVPLILGKIAKDLLSGDLTNTTIEPIPLLAGFIAAFVAGFAACTWMIALVRKSKLTYFAIYCFIVGAIAIIYQYFYAR from the coding sequence ATGGAAATTATTGATGCTGTATTCCTTGGAATCATCCAGGGACTAACCGAATTTTTGCCTGTTTCATCTAGCGGACACCTCGAAATTGGAAAAGCACTGCTGGGGAGCCAGAGTATCCCCGAAGAATCTCTAATGATCACCGTGGTTCTTCACTTTGCAACCGCTTTGAGTACCATTGTAGTCTTCAGGAAAGACGTGGCTGAGATCTTCCGCGGCCTGTTTTCCTTCCGCTGGAACGACGAAACAAAGTTTTCTCTCAAAATCATCATATCCATGATCCCCGCAGTAATTGTGGGCCTGGCATTTGAAGAAGAACTGGAGTCCCTCTTTGGTGGAAACCTCACCTTTGTGGGCTTCATGCTTATCATTACTTCCCTGCTGTTATGGCTGGCCGATCGTGCAAAAAACACCGGAAAGATCGTAAGCTACAAAGACAGTTTAATCATAGGACTGGCACAGGCCATTGCCATTTTACCGGGTATTTCAAGAAGTGGGGCCACCATATCTACTTCAGTGTTACTTGGCAACGACAAATCTAAAGCTGCGCGCTTCTCATTTTTAATGGTAGTGCCCCTCATTTTGGGAAAGATTGCCAAAGACCTTCTAAGCGGAGACCTCACCAACACCACTATTGAACCCATTCCGCTACTGGCAGGTTTCATTGCTGCCTTTGTTGCCGGTTTTGCCGCCTGTACCTGGATGATCGCGCTGGTGCGTAAAAGCAAACTTACCTACTTTGCCATCTACTGCTTCATCGTTGGCGCAATAGCCATTATCTACCAATATTTCTATGCCCGATAA
- a CDS encoding saccharopine dehydrogenase family protein: MRNILIIGAGKSTSVLIEYLLKKADSEDLEITIGDLAVENARKLAGNHPRAKAITLDIFKKEEREKAVQNADIVISMLPARFHIEVAKDCLNYGKNMVTASYISEEMQQLDDAVKEKGLVFMNEIGVDPGIDHMSAMQVIDRIREEGGKMLLFESFTGGLVAPESDTNLWNYKFTWNPRNVVVAGQGGVAKFIQEGKFKYIPYNRLFRRTEFLEVKDYGKFEVYANRNSLKYKSIYGLDNILTLYRGTIRRVGFSRAWNMFVQLGMTDDSYTMENSEDMSYRDFVNSFLPYSPTDSVELKFRHNLKIDQDDIMWDKLLELDLFNPDKKVGLKNATPAEILQKILTDKWSLSPEDKDMIVMYHKFGYELNGEKKQIDATMVNIGQDQTRTAMARTVGLPVAIAALKILNGTISTPGVQLPITKEVYDPILKELAENGIIFKEEQIEYLGYNPFGEVGN; encoded by the coding sequence ATGCGCAACATTCTTATCATTGGTGCGGGAAAATCCACCTCTGTGCTCATCGAATATTTACTGAAAAAAGCCGATTCTGAAGATCTTGAGATCACTATTGGAGACCTGGCAGTAGAAAATGCACGAAAACTGGCGGGTAACCACCCCCGGGCAAAAGCCATTACACTTGATATTTTTAAAAAAGAAGAAAGGGAGAAGGCTGTTCAAAATGCCGATATTGTGATCTCCATGCTTCCGGCACGTTTTCACATAGAAGTGGCTAAAGACTGCCTTAACTATGGGAAAAATATGGTCACTGCGTCTTACATTAGCGAAGAAATGCAGCAGCTGGATGATGCCGTTAAGGAGAAGGGCCTGGTTTTTATGAATGAAATTGGGGTAGACCCCGGGATTGACCATATGAGTGCCATGCAGGTGATAGACCGCATTCGCGAAGAAGGAGGAAAAATGCTCCTTTTTGAATCTTTTACCGGCGGACTCGTAGCTCCCGAAAGCGACACCAACCTGTGGAACTACAAGTTTACCTGGAACCCGCGCAACGTTGTTGTCGCAGGCCAGGGCGGCGTGGCAAAATTTATACAGGAAGGAAAATTCAAATACATTCCTTACAACCGACTTTTTAGGAGAACTGAGTTTCTTGAGGTGAAAGATTATGGGAAATTTGAAGTCTACGCCAATCGCAACTCCCTAAAATACAAGAGCATTTACGGCCTCGACAACATCCTCACCCTCTATCGGGGCACCATTCGCCGAGTTGGCTTTAGCCGCGCCTGGAATATGTTTGTACAGCTGGGAATGACAGATGACAGCTACACTATGGAAAATTCTGAAGACATGAGCTACCGGGATTTTGTGAATTCTTTTCTCCCCTACTCCCCTACAGATTCTGTGGAATTAAAATTCAGGCACAACCTGAAGATAGATCAGGACGATATTATGTGGGACAAGCTGCTTGAACTCGACCTCTTTAACCCCGACAAAAAAGTGGGGCTCAAAAATGCCACTCCGGCCGAGATCCTTCAGAAGATATTGACCGATAAATGGTCGCTTTCCCCCGAAGATAAAGATATGATCGTTATGTACCACAAGTTTGGATACGAACTCAATGGCGAAAAGAAACAAATAGATGCCACGATGGTGAATATCGGTCAGGATCAAACGCGAACCGCCATGGCACGCACTGTAGGTTTGCCTGTGGCCATTGCCGCTCTAAAGATATTAAACGGCACCATTAGCACTCCAGGTGTGCAACTTCCCATTACAAAAGAGGTGTATGATCCTATTTTAAAAGAGCTGGCCGAGAACGGCATAATATTTAAAGAAGAACAAATAGAATACCTTGGATACAACCCTTTTGGTGAGGTGGGAAATTGA
- a CDS encoding uroporphyrinogen-III synthase, translating into MKVKTILVSQPEPKVENSPYFDLEEKQKVKIDFIPFIHVEGVSSKDVRQQKVDLSNYTAIILTSRNSVDHFFRIAEEMRFKVPDTLKYFCQSEAVAYYLQKYVVYRKRKIYVGKRTFAELSPLIKKYKNEKFLLPSSDMLKPDVPKTLNKLGVDWKKAVFYRTVVSDLSHLREVFYDILVFFSPSGIKSLFENFPDFKQNDTKIAVFGNTTVKAAKDHGLVVNIQAPTPETPSMTMALEKYIKEQNKKAH; encoded by the coding sequence ATGAAAGTGAAAACAATTTTGGTATCTCAGCCAGAACCGAAGGTTGAAAATTCTCCTTATTTTGATCTTGAAGAAAAACAAAAAGTAAAAATAGATTTTATCCCGTTTATCCATGTCGAGGGCGTTTCTTCAAAGGACGTAAGACAGCAAAAAGTGGACCTTTCAAATTATACAGCAATTATACTTACCAGTCGAAATTCTGTTGACCATTTCTTTAGAATTGCTGAAGAAATGCGATTTAAAGTACCCGATACTTTAAAGTATTTTTGCCAGAGCGAAGCCGTTGCTTATTACCTGCAAAAGTACGTGGTTTACCGCAAGCGGAAGATCTATGTTGGAAAAAGGACTTTTGCTGAACTTTCCCCCCTTATTAAAAAGTACAAAAACGAAAAATTCCTCCTGCCGTCTTCAGATATGCTGAAGCCCGACGTGCCAAAGACCCTAAATAAACTTGGGGTTGACTGGAAGAAAGCTGTTTTCTACAGAACAGTGGTGAGTGATCTTTCCCACCTTAGGGAAGTGTTCTATGATATCCTGGTGTTCTTTAGCCCCAGCGGAATCAAATCATTATTTGAGAACTTCCCCGATTTTAAACAAAACGACACTAAAATTGCAGTTTTTGGGAACACTACAGTGAAAGCTGCCAAAGATCACGGCCTGGTCGTGAACATTCAGGCACCAACCCCCGAAACTCCTTCCATGACCATGGCCCTTGAAAAGTATATCAAGGAACAGAATAAAAAAGCTCATTAG
- a CDS encoding DUF423 domain-containing protein yields the protein MNRSLLITGGLFGVIAIILGAFAAHGLKPLLSLESMQTFETGVKYQMYSALFLLVLGGLPIASEKVKSICFYLTLFGVLFFSGSIYLLATNNLTSFDFRTIALITPIGGTLMIIAWIVLLISFFKLKKK from the coding sequence ATGAACAGGAGTTTATTGATCACCGGTGGATTGTTTGGGGTTATAGCCATTATTCTTGGGGCATTTGCAGCCCATGGATTAAAACCTCTGCTTTCTTTGGAGAGCATGCAGACTTTTGAGACAGGGGTTAAGTACCAGATGTATAGTGCTTTATTTCTTCTTGTTCTTGGCGGTTTGCCCATAGCTTCTGAAAAAGTTAAAAGTATTTGCTTCTACTTAACACTTTTTGGGGTTTTATTTTTTTCCGGATCCATATATCTTTTAGCCACAAATAATCTCACTTCTTTTGATTTCAGGACTATTGCCCTCATCACTCCCATTGGAGGTACTTTGATGATCATCGCGTGGATAGTGTTGTTAATCAGCTTCTTTAAGTTAAAAAAGAAATAA
- a CDS encoding zinc metallopeptidase yields the protein MIGYYIIAGLIFVVSLYVSNKLKSKFRHYSKVHLQNGMSGREIAEQMLRDNGITDVRVISTPGQLTDHYNPSKKTVNLSEAVYTQRNAAAAAVAAHECGHAIQHAKAYSWLQMRSKLVPVVQVASQFSQWAIFGGLILMTMVSVGIGQTVLLGGIILYAMGTLFSFITLPVEYDASKRALVWLETANMLNSQEHKAAEDSLKWAARTYVVAAIGSLATLLYFLSIYLGRE from the coding sequence ATGATAGGATATTATATTATCGCCGGGCTCATCTTTGTAGTGAGTCTTTATGTGAGTAATAAATTAAAAAGTAAATTCAGGCATTACTCTAAGGTGCATCTTCAAAACGGCATGAGTGGCCGTGAGATCGCCGAACAAATGCTTCGAGATAATGGGATTACCGATGTAAGAGTAATTTCAACACCGGGACAATTGACAGATCATTACAATCCGTCAAAAAAGACAGTGAACCTTAGTGAGGCAGTTTATACACAACGCAATGCCGCCGCGGCAGCAGTTGCCGCTCACGAGTGCGGCCATGCCATACAACATGCAAAGGCTTATAGCTGGTTGCAAATGAGAAGTAAACTAGTACCTGTTGTACAGGTAGCTTCCCAGTTTTCGCAGTGGGCTATCTTTGGTGGGTTGATCTTGATGACCATGGTTTCGGTGGGAATTGGGCAAACAGTACTGTTGGGCGGTATTATTCTCTACGCAATGGGAACGCTGTTTAGCTTTATCACGCTGCCTGTAGAATATGACGCGAGTAAAAGAGCTTTAGTTTGGTTGGAGACAGCAAACATGCTGAATTCACAGGAGCACAAAGCTGCTGAAGACTCCCTGAAATGGGCCGCCCGTACCTATGTGGTAGCTGCCATTGGCTCTCTCGCTACCCTGCTTTACTTCCTGAGTATTTATTTAGGTAGGGAATAG
- a CDS encoding DUF3098 domain-containing protein gives MNKNKKPLHRQDLNFVFEKKNYVVMGIGLAVIALGFILMAGGGSDDPNVFNPEIYSFRRIRLAPALVLLGFAIEVYAILLNPRK, from the coding sequence ATGAACAAGAACAAAAAACCTTTACACAGGCAGGATCTTAATTTCGTCTTCGAAAAGAAGAACTACGTTGTAATGGGAATAGGCCTGGCAGTTATAGCCCTCGGATTTATTCTTATGGCCGGTGGCGGCAGTGACGATCCCAACGTATTTAATCCTGAAATATATAGCTTTAGAAGAATAAGGCTCGCGCCGGCCCTGGTGCTGCTGGGATTTGCTATTGAAGTCTACGCAATTCTTCTCAACCCCCGAAAATAA